The Lycium barbarum isolate Lr01 chromosome 10, ASM1917538v2, whole genome shotgun sequence genome includes a region encoding these proteins:
- the LOC132615187 gene encoding probable peroxygenase 5: MATSTSSNQSDGIMGNKELTPLEKHVMFFDINNDGIIYPSETYQAFRKMGRGIFRSMFGSVLIHISFSHKTRPGKWPSPLFPIVVKDIKYAIHGSDSGAYDSEGRFVPEKFEEIFKKHAHQNADSLTYNEVKELLKTNRESKDYYGWANAFVDWKSLYDLGNKDGILTKETVKAVYDGSLFEQKAKEHASK, encoded by the exons ATGGCTACCTCAACTAGCAGCAATCAATCTGACG GAATAATGGGTAATAAGGAGCTCACTCCACTGGAAAAGCATGTCATGTTCTTTGATATCAATAATGATGGAATAATTTACCCTTCAGAAACGTACCAag CTTTTAGAAAGATGGGGCGTGGTATTTTCCGTTCTATGTTTGGTTCTGTTCTCATTCATATTTCTTTCAGTCACAAGACTCGACCG GGAAAATGGCCGTCTCCACTCTTCCCCATTGTGGTAAAAGATATCAAGTATGCTATACATGGCAGTGATTCTGGTGCCTATGACTCTGAAGGGAG GTTTGTGCCAGAGAAGTTTGAGGAGATCTTTAAGAAGCATGCACATCAAAATGCAGATTCCTTGACATACAACGAAGTGAAAGAATTGCTCAAGACAAACAGAGAATCAAAGGACTACTATGGATG GGCAAATGCTTTTGTAGATTGGAAGTCTTTATATGATTTAGGCAATAAGGATGGGATATTGACGAAAGAAACCGTAAAAGCTGTCTATGATGGAAGCCTTTTCGAGCAAAAGGCAAAAGAGCATGCTTCTAAGTAG